The Thermosynechococcus sp. genome has a segment encoding these proteins:
- the pxcA gene encoding proton extrusion protein PcxA: protein MSSNPFSRFRNWIKQAQQWYLTTPNRALQEAYEAALKIRAIELEHFDGQPISPLNLPVGEVSSYFETELKQLLKTIRMRMTEFRASRQILPLAPPQSPPSPVNDSVNGATETYTVTATISGTTAEPSIYEKLRVIDATLNRYKRQREKELNALARPSLSRQDPQQRQQAAALDKIEEDSLYLSEYISDDLTSDSKLDSSSFIPRSILRTADRFRRELNSDEATEAEVVRDFRTSKLRTRLAVRFMLLLVILPLLTQQISKALIVSPLVNHFKAVGQIERIINSQLEDNILDELARFENKIRFESLVSNVPLSPEEIQNRIREKAIELSTEYQKELIEPLKNILSDALGFAVFLGLVFTGQRQLAIVKAFLDEVVYGLSDSAKAFMIILFTDVFVGFHSPHGWEVLVNNTLEHFGFPRNEDFINMFIATFPVMLDTVFKYWIFRYLNQISPSAVATYKNMNE from the coding sequence ATGTCCAGCAATCCCTTTAGTCGCTTTAGAAACTGGATCAAGCAGGCACAACAGTGGTACCTCACAACTCCTAACCGCGCCCTACAGGAAGCCTATGAAGCCGCTCTGAAAATTCGCGCCATTGAACTGGAACACTTTGACGGTCAACCCATTAGTCCCCTCAATCTGCCCGTCGGAGAAGTCTCTAGCTATTTCGAGACAGAGCTCAAACAACTGCTGAAAACCATTCGTATGCGGATGACAGAGTTTCGGGCGAGCCGTCAAATTTTGCCCCTTGCTCCCCCCCAAAGCCCCCCCTCACCTGTCAACGATAGCGTCAATGGTGCAACGGAAACCTATACGGTGACGGCTACCATCAGTGGCACGACGGCGGAACCCAGCATTTATGAAAAGCTGCGGGTTATTGACGCCACCCTCAATCGCTATAAACGGCAGCGGGAAAAGGAGCTCAATGCCCTAGCCCGTCCCAGCCTCAGTCGCCAAGACCCCCAACAACGCCAGCAGGCCGCCGCCCTCGACAAAATTGAGGAGGATTCTCTTTATCTCTCGGAATATATCAGTGATGATCTCACCAGTGATTCCAAGCTGGATAGCAGCAGCTTTATTCCCCGCTCGATTTTGCGCACCGCCGATCGCTTTCGCCGTGAACTCAATTCCGATGAAGCCACTGAAGCTGAGGTCGTTCGTGATTTTCGCACCTCAAAGCTGCGTACCCGCCTGGCGGTTCGTTTTATGCTGTTGCTAGTGATTTTGCCCCTGTTGACTCAGCAGATTTCCAAGGCGCTCATCGTCAGCCCCCTTGTTAACCACTTTAAGGCGGTGGGGCAAATTGAGCGGATCATTAACTCCCAACTAGAGGACAACATCCTTGATGAACTGGCCCGCTTTGAGAACAAAATTCGCTTTGAAAGCCTTGTGAGTAATGTGCCGCTTTCCCCTGAGGAGATCCAAAACCGCATCCGCGAAAAGGCGATCGAGCTCTCCACAGAATACCAAAAGGAACTGATTGAACCCCTAAAAAACATCCTCTCCGATGCCTTGGGTTTTGCGGTCTTTTTGGGGCTGGTGTTTACGGGTCAACGGCAACTGGCCATTGTCAAGGCCTTTTTAGATGAGGTGGTCTATGGTCTCAGTGACAGTGCCAAGGCCTTTATGATTATTCTATTTACGGATGTCTTTGTTGGCTTCCACTCCCCCCACGGCTGGGAGGTGCTGGTGAATAATACCCTCGAGCACTTTGGCTTTCCTCGCAATGAGGACTTTATCAATATGTTCATCGCCACCTTTCCAGTGATGCTGGATACAGTGTTTAAGTATTGGATTTTCCGTTATCTCAACCAGATTTCCCCTTC
- the lptC gene encoding LPS export ABC transporter periplasmic protein LptC, whose protein sequence is MLLPRPLLLCLVLALTGCGWVDQWVGEEPSPEPEITGDVKLQNLTLRQTNAKGELLWVLQAARARYRDDDRQQLEIQNLTGELKAEGKTTYKVQAKAVNVRQRDGQLWVEGRTTLTDLQQKGTIIADQLVWQGDRGVLIAQKNLQARYPQVTVTAKHLEADSQRQQLRALNAVQVTSVAKDAKDVRLNTESLVWQQEPNQLLAGVIGQGGVTVVGVAGDRQGQRLQAQRAIWSISDQRVTLEGDVRVQLPNPALRVEGETVRWLIPQQQLVSDRPLRVSYPSQGIEGQANRGVFLIAENRAIFENVQISSQPQQVQLRAQRLNWWISQGRLEASAQVEIQRPRAQLRTAQLIWRIPQQEVEAQGGIFYRQSNPRIQVQGQRAKGWLDRQEVIVSGNVQSQVPLLVRLP, encoded by the coding sequence ATGCTTCTGCCTAGACCGCTGCTGCTGTGCCTTGTCCTCGCCTTGACAGGCTGTGGCTGGGTGGATCAATGGGTGGGCGAGGAGCCATCCCCAGAACCAGAAATCACGGGTGATGTCAAGCTGCAAAATCTGACCCTGCGGCAAACCAACGCCAAAGGTGAACTCCTCTGGGTATTGCAGGCGGCGCGCGCGCGCTACCGCGATGACGATCGCCAGCAATTGGAGATTCAAAATCTAACGGGGGAATTAAAGGCAGAGGGTAAAACCACTTACAAGGTGCAGGCCAAGGCAGTCAATGTGCGGCAGCGGGATGGTCAACTTTGGGTTGAAGGTCGCACCACACTCACCGATCTCCAACAAAAGGGGACGATTATTGCCGATCAATTGGTTTGGCAGGGCGATCGCGGGGTACTCATTGCCCAGAAAAATCTGCAGGCCCGCTATCCTCAAGTGACAGTGACGGCTAAGCACCTCGAAGCCGATAGCCAACGCCAACAACTGCGTGCCCTCAATGCCGTTCAGGTGACCTCGGTCGCCAAGGACGCCAAGGATGTACGGCTCAATACGGAGAGTCTAGTGTGGCAGCAGGAGCCCAATCAGCTGTTGGCAGGGGTCATCGGTCAAGGGGGGGTCACAGTCGTCGGTGTGGCGGGCGATCGCCAAGGGCAGCGGCTGCAAGCCCAGAGGGCAATCTGGTCAATTAGCGATCAACGGGTTACCCTTGAGGGGGATGTCCGAGTGCAGCTTCCCAACCCTGCTCTCCGCGTTGAAGGAGAAACGGTGCGCTGGTTAATTCCCCAACAGCAATTGGTGAGCGATCGCCCCCTGCGGGTCAGCTATCCCAGCCAAGGCATTGAAGGGCAGGCCAATCGCGGTGTCTTCCTGATTGCTGAAAACCGCGCCATCTTTGAGAACGTCCAAATTAGTAGCCAACCTCAACAGGTGCAACTGCGTGCCCAGCGCCTCAATTGGTGGATTTCCCAAGGGCGGCTAGAAGCTAGCGCTCAGGTGGAAATCCAGCGCCCCAGGGCCCAACTACGCACAGCTCAACTAATTTGGCGGATTCCCCAGCAGGAAGTTGAAGCCCAAGGGGGAATCTTTTACCGCCAGAGCAATCCCCGCATTCAAGTTCAGGGCCAGCGGGCCAAAGGGTGGCTCGATCGCCAAGAGGTGATTGTCAGCGGCAATGTTCAGAGCCAAGTGCCGTTGCTAGTGCGCCTTCCCTAG
- a CDS encoding IMS domain-containing protein codes for MRIPLDYYQVLGVPIQATPEQIEQAFQDRLLQLPTYQHSPTTVATRRELIEQAYAVLREPEQRHAYDRHCRAVDPDDLIAQLNPDATAPHIEISDEQFSGALLLLYELGNYAQVVKLGKAFLKKDVLDLNRPYASSAVVADITLTVALAYLELGREEWQRQSYQAAASQLEAGLEVLQRANLFPELQEQFQTELHRLRPYLILELLALPLSDSVNRQRGILLLRQMLSERGGIEGRCDDRSGLAVEDFLKFILQLRSHLTVAEQQELFERESRRPSAVATYLAVHALVARGVHELQPSAIRRAKDLLEQLLPNQDVYLELASCLLLLGQPTEALAALDNSQDQPTLDFIRRHAGEAGDLLPGLYYYTTQWLREEIYPAFRDLGETPVALDAYFADPNVQTYLEALSDDSITSEPPATTASALPEVIRPTVAAPPPVSCTAETLPLQDQTGLGQGFSASASTTSSTATGTATPQPSTRKRRSRRNSCSQKRQTWFWMGAGVVLVGLGALAKVYWPAKTVEAPIPPGTPTPVATPTPPPQPTTLAIPLTPEMARDRLHSWQRIKAQALGPAFEMDKLATILAEPELSRWRSRAQSLKSEGSHWVYTLKKLEVKEVRPQRRDRVDVLAEVNEEARFYERGTLRNDISYDDPYRVLYTLIRRGDRWLIQGMQVLS; via the coding sequence GTGCGCATTCCCCTCGACTATTACCAAGTATTGGGTGTGCCTATTCAGGCAACACCGGAACAAATTGAGCAGGCCTTTCAGGATCGCCTGTTGCAACTGCCTACCTATCAGCACTCCCCCACCACCGTTGCCACCCGTCGTGAACTGATTGAGCAGGCCTATGCAGTTTTGCGAGAACCGGAGCAGCGCCATGCCTACGATCGCCACTGCCGTGCGGTTGATCCCGATGATTTGATTGCCCAGTTGAATCCCGATGCCACCGCTCCCCACATTGAAATTAGTGATGAGCAATTCTCGGGGGCACTCCTACTGCTCTATGAACTGGGAAATTATGCCCAAGTTGTCAAGCTGGGAAAAGCATTTCTCAAAAAGGATGTTCTTGATCTCAATCGCCCCTACGCTTCCTCTGCCGTTGTTGCCGACATTACCCTCACTGTGGCTTTGGCCTATCTGGAATTGGGACGCGAGGAATGGCAGCGGCAGTCCTACCAAGCAGCCGCCTCTCAGCTAGAAGCCGGTCTAGAGGTACTTCAGCGGGCAAACTTGTTTCCCGAACTCCAGGAGCAGTTTCAGACGGAACTGCATCGGCTGCGTCCCTACCTCATTCTGGAGTTACTGGCACTGCCTTTGTCCGATAGTGTGAATCGGCAGCGGGGTATTTTATTGCTGCGGCAAATGCTGAGTGAGCGCGGGGGCATTGAGGGCCGCTGTGACGATCGCTCGGGACTTGCAGTTGAGGATTTTCTGAAATTTATTTTGCAACTGCGCAGCCATCTTACCGTGGCAGAGCAACAGGAACTCTTTGAACGGGAATCGCGGCGTCCCTCAGCGGTGGCCACCTACCTTGCGGTACATGCCTTGGTAGCACGGGGAGTGCATGAACTTCAGCCGAGCGCTATTCGTCGGGCCAAGGATTTATTGGAGCAGCTGCTCCCCAATCAAGACGTCTATCTTGAACTCGCCAGTTGCTTGCTGCTTTTGGGACAGCCCACTGAGGCATTGGCAGCTCTTGACAACAGCCAAGATCAACCGACTCTGGACTTTATCCGCCGCCATGCCGGTGAGGCTGGCGATCTACTGCCGGGGCTTTATTACTACACCACACAATGGCTCAGAGAAGAAATTTATCCTGCATTTCGGGACTTAGGGGAAACCCCCGTGGCCTTGGATGCCTACTTTGCTGATCCCAATGTCCAAACCTACCTAGAGGCTCTCAGTGACGACTCCATTACCTCTGAACCGCCGGCGACCACTGCCTCTGCGCTCCCTGAAGTGATTAGGCCAACGGTGGCCGCGCCCCCGCCGGTCTCCTGCACCGCGGAAACGTTACCTTTGCAGGATCAGACTGGGCTGGGCCAGGGCTTTTCGGCATCGGCTTCTACCACTTCTTCAACTGCAACGGGGACAGCCACGCCCCAACCATCCACTCGCAAGCGGCGCAGCCGTCGAAACAGTTGCTCCCAAAAACGTCAAACTTGGTTTTGGATGGGTGCAGGAGTTGTGCTTGTGGGTTTAGGAGCTTTGGCAAAGGTCTATTGGCCAGCCAAAACGGTTGAAGCCCCGATCCCGCCAGGAACACCGACCCCTGTGGCAACGCCGACCCCGCCGCCACAACCGACGACCTTAGCCATCCCTTTAACGCCAGAGATGGCGCGCGATCGCCTCCACAGTTGGCAGCGAATTAAAGCCCAAGCCCTTGGGCCAGCATTTGAGATGGACAAACTAGCAACGATTTTGGCGGAGCCAGAACTGAGCCGCTGGCGATCGCGGGCGCAGAGCTTAAAGTCCGAGGGCAGCCATTGGGTTTATACCCTAAAGAAGTTGGAGGTGAAGGAAGTCCGTCCCCAAAGGCGCGATCGCGTGGATGTGTTGGCGGAAGTCAATGAGGAGGCCCGCTTTTATGAACGGGGAACCCTGCGCAATGATATTTCCTATGACGATCCCTACCGCGTTCTCTACACCTTGATCCG
- a CDS encoding NYN domain-containing protein: MVTSSSSVIYTPEQVLQNRGRVAIFIDGSNLFYAALQLGIEIDYSKLLCHLTQGSRLFRSFFYTGVDPTNEKQQGFLLWMRRNGYRVVSKELVQLPDGSKKANLDVEIAVDMMALVGCYDTAILVSGDGDLAYAVDAVSYRGARVEVVSLRSMTSDSLINVADRYIDLESIREEIQKAPRQSYTYRPITGNLTHPPIVNPHWEQDTAAGKDKAAGNESSETLENLDNNASA; this comes from the coding sequence ATGGTTACATCTTCGTCTTCAGTTATTTACACGCCAGAACAGGTGTTACAAAACCGTGGGCGCGTTGCCATCTTTATTGATGGCTCCAACCTATTCTATGCAGCGCTGCAACTGGGCATCGAAATTGATTATTCAAAACTCCTCTGCCACTTGACCCAAGGCTCCCGTCTCTTTCGCTCCTTCTTCTACACGGGGGTTGACCCCACCAATGAAAAGCAGCAGGGGTTTCTGCTGTGGATGCGCCGCAATGGCTATCGTGTCGTCTCCAAGGAACTCGTCCAACTGCCGGACGGCTCTAAAAAGGCAAACCTTGACGTCGAAATTGCCGTGGATATGATGGCACTGGTGGGTTGCTATGACACTGCCATCTTGGTCAGCGGTGATGGCGATTTGGCCTATGCCGTGGATGCGGTGAGTTACCGAGGGGCAAGGGTCGAGGTGGTGAGCCTGCGATCGATGACCAGCGATAGCCTAATTAACGTTGCCGATCGCTACATTGATCTTGAAAGCATTCGCGAAGAAATCCAAAAGGCGCCCCGGCAAAGTTACACCTACCGTCCTATAACTGGTAACCTGACGCACCCCCCCATTGTTAACCCCCATTGGGAGCAAGATACCGCCGCAGGGAAAGATAAAGCTGCTGGCAATGAGTCATCCGAGACCCTAGAGAACTTAGACAACAATGCTTCTGCCTAG
- the metG gene encoding methionine--tRNA ligase: MSPHFSLTTPLYYVNALPHIGSAYTTIAADVLARFYRLQGYRVRFITGTDEHGQKIERTAHQRGLSPQAHCDEIAAGFQALWQQLNIHYDRFSRTTSPRHHAIVKEFFQRVWDNGDIYLGQQQGWYCVECEEFKEERELLEGRRCPIHVNRTVEWRDERNYFFRLSKYQQALLDYYADHPDFVQPPSRRNEVLSFIERGLQDFSISRVNLAWGFPVPTDPEQTLYVWFDALLGYVTALLEPEDEPTLANALKTWWPINLHIIGKDILRFHAISWPAMLMSAGLPLPEQIFVHGFLTKDGQKMGKSLGNTLDPFALVAQYGADAVRYYFMKEVEFGRDGDFSETRFVNILNADLANDLGNLLNRTLKMAWKYTDGKVPNVQGAAIPREHPLRQLAEDLSQTYGQGYRQLAFHEVCQQALILARAGNKFLDEEAPWKRYRAGETAAVAEILYCVLESVRLVAYVLAPIIPQLSEAIYGQLGYSIKFNGSVAPDLLGDRQAQWGVLPASQPLANPEPIFQKLLLPATVADSP; the protein is encoded by the coding sequence TTGTCACCGCACTTTTCACTGACTACCCCCCTGTACTACGTCAATGCCCTTCCCCACATTGGCAGTGCCTACACAACTATTGCTGCCGATGTTCTCGCTCGCTTTTATCGTTTGCAGGGCTATCGGGTGCGGTTCATTACCGGTACCGATGAGCATGGCCAGAAAATTGAGCGCACAGCACACCAGCGGGGTCTGAGTCCCCAAGCCCACTGCGATGAGATTGCCGCTGGCTTTCAAGCCCTCTGGCAACAACTGAATATCCACTACGATCGCTTTAGCCGCACCACCAGTCCTCGCCACCATGCCATTGTCAAAGAGTTTTTTCAGCGGGTTTGGGACAACGGCGACATTTATCTCGGTCAGCAGCAGGGTTGGTACTGTGTCGAGTGTGAAGAATTCAAGGAAGAACGCGAATTGCTTGAGGGTCGGCGCTGCCCGATCCATGTGAATCGGACGGTGGAATGGCGAGATGAGCGCAACTATTTTTTCCGCCTCTCGAAATATCAGCAGGCGCTGCTGGACTATTATGCCGACCATCCCGACTTTGTGCAGCCCCCCAGCCGTCGCAATGAGGTGCTGAGTTTTATTGAGCGGGGGCTGCAGGACTTTTCCATTTCGCGGGTGAACCTGGCTTGGGGGTTTCCCGTGCCTACGGATCCAGAGCAGACCCTCTACGTCTGGTTTGATGCCCTCTTGGGCTATGTCACCGCCCTCTTGGAACCAGAAGATGAGCCGACCTTGGCCAATGCCCTCAAAACCTGGTGGCCAATTAACCTGCACATTATTGGTAAGGATATTCTCCGCTTCCATGCCATCTCTTGGCCAGCAATGTTGATGTCGGCGGGCTTGCCACTACCAGAGCAAATTTTTGTCCATGGCTTCCTGACCAAAGATGGTCAAAAAATGGGCAAAAGTCTGGGGAATACCCTGGATCCCTTTGCCTTGGTGGCGCAATACGGGGCCGATGCCGTGCGCTACTACTTCATGAAAGAAGTGGAGTTTGGCCGTGATGGTGACTTTAGTGAAACCCGCTTTGTGAATATCCTCAATGCGGATCTGGCCAATGATCTGGGGAATTTGCTCAATCGCACGCTAAAAATGGCTTGGAAATATACCGATGGGAAGGTGCCCAATGTCCAAGGAGCAGCAATTCCGCGGGAGCATCCCCTGCGGCAACTGGCAGAGGACCTCAGCCAAACCTATGGCCAAGGGTATCGGCAATTAGCCTTCCATGAGGTTTGCCAACAGGCCCTGATCCTCGCACGAGCGGGGAATAAGTTCCTTGATGAAGAGGCACCGTGGAAACGCTATCGGGCAGGAGAAACGGCAGCGGTGGCGGAGATTCTGTACTGTGTATTGGAGTCAGTGCGCCTTGTGGCCTATGTGCTTGCCCCGATTATCCCCCAACTGAGTGAGGCCATCTACGGGCAGTTGGGCTATAGTATTAAATTTAATGGATCAGTTGCCCCAGACCTTTTGGGCGATCGCCAAGCCCAGTGGGGTGTTTTACCTGCATCACAACCTCTGGCCAATCCAGAGCCAATTTTCCAAAAACTGTTGCTGCCGGCAACTGTCGCCGATTCCCCCTGA
- a CDS encoding 2OG-Fe(II) oxygenase: MSTAPLQILDLGGEILLFQRLIPVHQCQQVIATAEKVGFEDAQILMGTVDRSVRGGSLLRFDPQDPQQAMMRQILLQATQTIQIVLYQHYGIRFPEIENFSILRYRVGEGYRRHVDNLLLASRQMELAQGIPTRDVSLVGYLNEDFQGGETYFDRQGVKVTPRTGDIVVFPAYYTHPHAALPVVQGTKYAFATWLFY; encoded by the coding sequence ATGAGTACCGCACCACTACAAATTCTTGACTTGGGGGGTGAAATTCTCCTTTTCCAGCGTTTGATTCCGGTTCACCAGTGTCAGCAGGTGATTGCTACAGCTGAAAAGGTGGGGTTTGAGGATGCGCAAATTCTCATGGGGACAGTCGATCGCTCCGTGCGCGGCGGCAGTTTGCTCCGCTTTGATCCCCAAGACCCGCAACAGGCGATGATGCGGCAGATTCTTCTCCAGGCCACGCAAACAATTCAAATCGTCCTCTACCAGCACTATGGGATTCGCTTCCCTGAAATTGAAAATTTCTCAATCCTGCGCTATCGGGTGGGCGAGGGCTATCGCCGCCATGTAGACAACCTATTGCTGGCCAGTCGGCAAATGGAACTGGCGCAAGGTATCCCGACGCGGGATGTCAGTCTAGTGGGCTATCTCAATGAGGACTTTCAGGGGGGAGAAACCTATTTCGATCGCCAAGGGGTAAAGGTTACCCCACGGACGGGAGATATTGTCGTCTTTCCCGCCTACTACACCCATCCCCATGCCGCCTTGCCCGTGGTCCAGGGCACTAAATATGCCTTTGCCACTTGGTTATTCTATTGA